In Cyclobacteriaceae bacterium, the DNA window CGATTGTATAGCTCAGGAAACCACAGAGAAGTATCAGTCTGGATAATTCGAGATAATGAATCCATTTCTGCTGTTCAAGCATCGCACCGCAATTAACCAGAGTTAGTAATATAAAGGCGATTACGAATCCTTTCTGGTACGGATCGTTGTAAAAGAAGAGCAGCGTGAACGCAAACAGAATAATTACTGATAAAACTAGCTGAACGTTTAGATATACCTTAAATCTGAAGGTTGAGTTCATTCCTGCTTTTGGCAAAAGTAGTTTCTTCTCCAATGCAACCCTCAATGATTGATCAATATCCTCCGGTCTTCCGAAAATGATCTTTAATACTTGCCAGACACTATTTTTCTTTCGGCAGGCAGCCCACAGTTCCATGTAATAATGAAAGTGTTGCCAAAGAAAGCTATGGCTTTTTAGTGGGTGTGTTAATCCAAAAACAGGTCGCTCCTCTTCCTTTTGAAAAGTTCCAAACATTTTATCCCAGAAAACAAATATGTCTCCATAGTTCTTATTTAGATATTTTTCATTTGATGCGTGATGCACTCCATGATGAGAAGGTGTAATGAAGATGTGCTCAAGCCAACCCAATTTTCCTATCAACTGTGTATGTGTAAAAAATGAATATGTTCCATGAACTACCAGAATGGCTATCACCATCGAAGGATGAAATCCGATAATCGGTAAAATGCACCAAAAAAGATTTCTTACAATAGCCTGAAGTGTAGTGATCCTTGCCGAAACGGTATAGTTAAACTCTTCGCTTTGATGATGAACAATATGTGCACCCCAGAATAAATTGATCTCATGACCCATTCTGTGGTACCAATACCACACGAGATCCGTTGCAAGTAGCAGTACCATCCAAACGATCCAATGATTTGGAATCGATAGGATAGCAAATCTATTATACACATAATAGAACAAACTATAGAAACTCCCTGTGATAAGCAGATTGAGTAATCGCTCCGCTATTCCTACAGAAATGTTTGAAGCTGAATTTTCATATTTAAATAAATGGGATTTCCCCTTCCGAATTGCGACTGCATACTCCAGTCCCAGAAAAATGAAAAAAGCCGGGATTGCAAAAGCCACATAATTTATTTCCATTATGAGGATGTATTAAAAAATAGAAAGAGCGTATCGATCTCCTTTACGAAGAATCTTGAATTTGAATGAAGCGTATTCAAGAATCAGCGGAGTATGCTCTGCATAGATGACAATATTATCAACGGCTTTATTATCGTGAAGAATTTTTTGACCTGCAGCCACCCGCATTAAAACCTTATCTTCATTGAGGAATAAAATTCCTGCAAATAAAGCCACCTCTCCTCCAGGATAAACGATAGTATTTGAAGCTGCCCTTCCGAAATAGTTGGCTCCTTCCTTTAGCCAATGAACGTTAGGATTGGCATCACTTACAGAAAATCGGGCTATCGGGCTATCGAGTGTCAGTACCGCTGCATTTTGGTTTCGGGTCATAGAATCAATTTTTCTTTCAAAGATTGTAATTAATTCTACTAAATCCATAGACTTTATTGATTAATTCAAAAACCTTTTTAATTTTGCATCAGATCGTTCTTTGTAACACTAACTTATCAAGAAAGGCAGAGGGACTGGCCCTATGAAGCCTTGGCAACCGAAACACTATTTCAGGTGCCAAATCCAGCTTTCCGAACTTAGGTTTGGAGAGAAAGATGAGTGAGAGAGATTCTATTTTATAGAACCTCTACCCTTCTTCAGATTAACTCTGATCTTTTTTGTTAAGTGCTGCTCAATGAGCGAAAAACTCAAAACACTAAACGAAAAAACATGTCACTTAACACAGAAATCATTCACAGTATTCCGGTAGATGAATTAACAGGTGCTATCTCTGTACCAATTTATCAAACCACAACTTTTGTTCACAGCGAACCTGGAGTTCATCAGGGTTATGATTACACGCGCTCTGGTAATCCGACACGGAAAGTGCTTGAAGATCTTATCGCCAAGTATGAAAAGGGAACTACCGGAGCCGCCTTTGCGAGTGGCATGGCTGCTATTGACGCGGTCCTCAAACTATTAAAGGCAGGAGATCATGTCATTGCCGGTAATGACATTTATGGCGGGACGTATCGATTGCTTACAACCATCTTTAAAAAATTCGGGGTGAGCGTGAGTTTTATTGACCTTCAAAATCAGGAAGAGATTATCGAAGCTATTCAGCCTAATACTAAATTGATCTGGGTTGAAACTCCTTCCAACCCTTCTCTTAAAATTGTTGATATCCGGGTTATATCAGAAATCTCAAAAGCGAATGACATTCTCCTGTGTGTCGATAATACTTTCTGTTCTCCTATCGCTCAAAAGCCCATAGAATTAGGGGCCGATATTGTTGTGCACAGTGCGACTAAGTACATTGGAGGCCACAGTGATGTGATCTCTGGCCTGGTGGTTACTTCAACCAAAAAGCTAGGAGAAGAAATTCTCTTCATCCAAAATGCCAGCGGTGCCGTACTCAGTCCTATTGAAAGCTGGCTGCTCATCCGCGGGCTTGAAACGCTCGACTTGCGCTATAAGCAGCACTCATCCAACGCTCTTGCCATCGCCCGGTATTTACAAGGTCAACCTTGGGTGGAAAAGGTATTTTATCCGGGATTACTATCTCATCAAGGTCATGATATAGCAGTTCGCCAACAAAAATATTTTGGAGGCATTGTTTCCTTCACATTAAAAGAAGGAACTCTGGATGCAGTTAAAAGATTTACAAAATCATCCAAACTATTCAAGCTTGCTGAAAGCCTTGGAGGAGTAAAAAGTCTTGTCGCTCATCCTGTTACCATGACTCATGCTTCCATTCCTAAAGATCGTCATGCTGATTTCGGTCTTAGCGAAGGTCTTCTTAGATTGTCGGTAGGCCTTGAAGATGTGGATGATCTTATTGATGACCTTACAGCGGCATCCCGGGTTTTACAAACGGAGAGCGTCTTCTGAATTTTATAATGCCAGTTATAGATTAGTATCTTATAACTGGCATTTTATTATTCTTTTCGTAATATCTGCAAAGGTGGGGTAGAAATAATTCTGCGGGAATTGAACCATCCAATAAAAACAGTTAAAACCATCACTGCCACACCGACGATTATGAGATCTATCCATGATACTCCAAGTTTTACTTCAAAGAAGAATTTGCAAAGTGCCCATCCTCCTGCCAATGAAAGGATCATTCCGGTAAGGGCTGAGAACAAGCCTAGATAGGCATACTCAATAAGAGTAATCCGCATGATCTGTTGAGTTCTGGCACCAATGGTCCTTAACAAAACATTCTCTTTTATACGCACAAACTTGCTATTCACGACCGCACCCGCGAGCACAACCAATCCTGTAATGACGCTGAACAATGCCAGGAACCGAATGACCACACTGATCTTGCTGAACAAATTCTCTACTGTGCTCAATATCAATCGCAAATCAATAAGGGACACATTTGGGAAGCTCATTACCAATTCCTGCTGAAACCTGTTCGCGGAATTTGAATCCCCAACTTTCGTAGTTGCCACCCAGATTTGAGGGGCATTATCAATAACTCCTTTCGGGAAAACGAAAATGAAATTAGGCGGGTCTTTTGGCCATTCTACTTTTCTAATACCACTGATCCTAGCTCGCAGCGGAACGCCCTGGATATCAAATACCAAAGAGTCATTCACATCTACATTCAAAGACTCCTGCATTCCTTCTGAGATCGTCACCCAGACTGAATCTCTCTGTCCAGGCTTGTAAGACTGAATCTCTCCTTTCAGTATTTCTTCAGAACGATGAAGTGAATCACGATATGTAACACGATACTCACGGGTCAACGCCCAACCTGGTGTCTTATTCACAGTATCTTTTTGAAGCTGTGCGACACTCTTTCCTTTTATTTCCTGGATCCTACAGGTAATAATTGGCACCATTTGATTCAAGGGCAGATGATGATCATCAATCAGCTTTAATATCCCCTCCTTTTGGGACGGTTGGATATCAAAAAGGATCGTATTCGATTGATTCCTATTGCCAGTGAATTCAACCTGTCCGAGCAAACTATGTTGAACGATATTCAACGTGGCAATAATAAATCCTCCAAGGCCAATTGTAACCATTAAAACACGAGTCTGATTGTTAGGACGGAACAGATTTGAAAGTGCATGACGAAATACAAAACTTGCTTTCTTAGGAAAAAATCTTCTCACCAATTTTAGTAATCCGATCGCAACTAATGTCAGAAGTCCAAGCGCAAGAGCAATGGCTGCTGAAAATACGACACCCG includes these proteins:
- a CDS encoding sterol desaturase family protein — encoded protein: MEINYVAFAIPAFFIFLGLEYAVAIRKGKSHLFKYENSASNISVGIAERLLNLLITGSFYSLFYYVYNRFAILSIPNHWIVWMVLLLATDLVWYWYHRMGHEINLFWGAHIVHHQSEEFNYTVSARITTLQAIVRNLFWCILPIIGFHPSMVIAILVVHGTYSFFTHTQLIGKLGWLEHIFITPSHHGVHHASNEKYLNKNYGDIFVFWDKMFGTFQKEEERPVFGLTHPLKSHSFLWQHFHYYMELWAACRKKNSVWQVLKIIFGRPEDIDQSLRVALEKKLLLPKAGMNSTFRFKVYLNVQLVLSVIILFAFTLLFFYNDPYQKGFVIAFILLTLVNCGAMLEQQKWIHYLELSRLILLCGFLSYTIGSPIFLIASLTFLFLFIYTIPAQQWYYKFVYNK
- a CDS encoding PLP-dependent transferase translates to MSLNTEIIHSIPVDELTGAISVPIYQTTTFVHSEPGVHQGYDYTRSGNPTRKVLEDLIAKYEKGTTGAAFASGMAAIDAVLKLLKAGDHVIAGNDIYGGTYRLLTTIFKKFGVSVSFIDLQNQEEIIEAIQPNTKLIWVETPSNPSLKIVDIRVISEISKANDILLCVDNTFCSPIAQKPIELGADIVVHSATKYIGGHSDVISGLVVTSTKKLGEEILFIQNASGAVLSPIESWLLIRGLETLDLRYKQHSSNALAIARYLQGQPWVEKVFYPGLLSHQGHDIAVRQQKYFGGIVSFTLKEGTLDAVKRFTKSSKLFKLAESLGGVKSLVAHPVTMTHASIPKDRHADFGLSEGLLRLSVGLEDVDDLIDDLTAASRVLQTESVF